Proteins encoded within one genomic window of Microcebus murinus isolate Inina chromosome 8, M.murinus_Inina_mat1.0, whole genome shotgun sequence:
- the KCNJ3 gene encoding G protein-activated inward rectifier potassium channel 1 isoform X2 yields the protein MSALRRKFGDDYQVVTTSSSGSGLQPQGPGQDLQQQLVPKKKRQRFVDKNGRCNVQHGNLGSETSRYLSDLFTTLVDLKWRWNLFIFILTYTVAWLFMASMWWVIAYTRGDLNKAHVGNYTPCVANVYNFPSAFLFFIETEATIGYGYRYITDKCPEGIILFLFQSILGSIVDAFLIGCMFIKMSQPKKRAETLMFSEHAVISMRDGKLTLMFRVGNLRNSHMVSAQIRCKLLKG from the coding sequence ATGTCTGCACTCCGAAGGAAATTTGGGGACGATTACCAGGTAGTGACCACCTCGTCCAGCGGCTCAGGCTTGCAGCCCCAGGGGCCGGGCCAGGACCTGCAGCAGCAGCTTGTACCCAAGAAGAAGCGGCAGCGGTTCGTGGACAAGAACGGCCGGTGCAATGTTCAGCACGGCAACCTGGGCAGCGAGACCAGCCGCTACCTCTCGGACCTCTTCACCACGCTGGTGGACCTCAAGTGGCGCTGGAACCTCTTCATCTTCATTCTCACCTACACCGTGGCCTGGCTCTTCATGGCGTCCATGTGGTGGGTGATCGCCTACACTCGGGGCGACCTGAACAAAGCCCACGTCGGCAACTACACGCCCTGCGTGGCCAATGTCTATAACTTCCCCTCCGCCTTCCTCTTCTTTATCGAGACCGAGGCCACCATCGGCTATGGCTACCGATACATCACCGACAAGTGCCCCGAGGGCatcattctcttcctctttcagTCCATCCTCGGCTCCATCGTGGATGCCTTCCTCATCGGTTGCATGTTCATCAAGATGTCCCAGCCCAAGAAGCGAGCCGAGACCCTCATGTTTAGCGAGCATGCGGTGATCTCCATGAGGGACGGAAAACTCACGCTCATGTTCCGGGTGGGCAACCTGCGCAACAGCCACATGGTCTCTGCGCAGATCCGCTGCAAGCTGCTCAAA